In Cicer arietinum cultivar CDC Frontier isolate Library 1 chromosome 7, Cicar.CDCFrontier_v2.0, whole genome shotgun sequence, a single window of DNA contains:
- the LOC101510418 gene encoding pentatricopeptide repeat-containing protein At1g74630: MNINKRVEEGLVSLLGKCNSTTLKTTKQIHAHLYVTGLHTNPFFFGKLLLHCASSISDHALHYSLRLFQHFPNPDTFMYNTLIRSLSHSSTPLTSLQPFIQLLRHPTLFPDSFSFAFALKGIANYGHLNKSGIQLHSQAFRHGFDSHIFVGTTLISMYAECGCYESATKVFEEMPEPNVVAWNAVVTASFRCGDVEGAWGVFQRMPIRNLTSWNVMLAGYVKASELGLARRVFSQMTMRDDVSWSTMIVGFSQGGSFDEAFGFFRELRREGIRPSEVSLTGVLSACAQAGAFEFGKILHGFMEKAGFLCIVSVNNALIDTYSKCGNVDMAKSVFQNMSAAKCVVSWTSMIAALAMHGRGDEAIQVFYEMEESGVRPDGVTFISLLYACSHSGLVQQGCDLFSKMTNLYGIEPAAEHYGCMVDLYGRAARLQEAYEFICQMPIPPNAIIWRTLLGTCSLHGNIELAELVKARLAEMDPNNSSDHVLLSNVYAVAGKWKDVAGIRRTMIEHSMKKTPGWSMIEIDKVIYRFVAGEKPNEVTEEAHDKLREIMLRLRTEEGYAPQVRSVLHDIEEEEKEDSVSKHSEKLAAAFGLAKLPKGRILRIVKNLRVCGDCHTVMKLISKVYQVEIIVRDRSRFHSFKNGFCSCRDYW; this comes from the coding sequence AAGAGGGTTGAAGAAGGATTGGTTTCATTGTTGGGCAAATGCAACAGCACCACCCTCAAAACCACTAAGCAAATTCACGCTCATCTCTACGTTACAGGCCTTCACACTAACCCTTTCTTCTTCGGCAAACTTCTTCTCCACTGCGCCTCATCCATCTCCGACCATGCTCTCCACTACTCTCTCCGTCTCTTCCAACACTTCCCCAACCCCGACACCTTCATGTACAACACCCTCATTCGTTCACTTTCTCACTCTTCCACCCCTCTTACTTCCCTCCAACCCTTCATCCAATTGCTTCGTCACCCCACCCTCTTCCCCGATAGCTTCTCCTTCGCCTTTGCACTCAAAGGGATCGCAAACTACGGTCACTTGAATAAATCCGGCATTCAGCTGCATTCTCAGGCTTTTCGTCATGGATTTGATTCCCATATATTTGTTGGAACTACATTGATTAGTATGTATGCCGAATGTGGGTGTTATGAGTCTGCAACAAAGGTATTTGAGGAAATGCCTGAACCGAATGTTGTTGCGTGGAATGCGGTTGTTACTGCTTCTTTTAGGTGTGGGGATGTGGAGGGTGCGTGGGGTGTGTTTCAGCGTATGCCCATTAGGAATTTGACTTCTTGGAATGTGATGCTTGCTGGTTATGTTAAAGCTAGTGAGCTTGGGTTGGCAAGAAGAGTTTTTTCTCAAATGACGATGAGAGATGATGTTTCTTGGAGTACTATGATTGTTGGCTTTTCTCAAGGTGGTTCTTTTGATGAGGCTTTTGGGTTTTTCAGGGAGTTGAGGCGGGAGGGGATTAGGCCGAGTGAAGTTAGTCTCACTGGGGTGTTGTCTGCTTGTGCACAAGCTGGGGCGTTTGAGTTTGGTAAGATTTTACATGGGTTTATGGAGAAAGCTGGGTTTCTTTGTATTGTTTCGGTGAATAATGCTTTAATAGATACTTACTCCAAGTGCGGAAATGTTGATATGGCTAAGTCGGTCTTTCAAAATATGTCTGCGGCTAAGTGCGTCGTGTCTTGGACATCGATGATAGCAGCACTTGCAATGCACGGTCGTGGAGATGAGGCGATTCAGGTTTTTTATGAGATGGAAGAGTCTGGAGTTAGGCCGGACGGTGTCACGTTCATATCTCTCCTTTATGCTTGTAGCCATAGTGGTTTGGTTCAGCAAGGGTGTGATTTATTTTCTAAGATGACAAATTTGTATGGGATTGAACCTGCAGCtgagcattatggttgtatgGTTGATCTATATGGTCGAGCTGCTAGGTTGCAGGAGGCTTATGAGTTTATATGCCAAATGCCAATTCCACCTAATGCAATCATTTGGAGGACCCTCCTTGGGACTTGTAGCCTTCATGGAAATATTGAATTGGCAGAGCTTGTAAAAGCAAGGCTTGCTGAAATGGATCCAAACAACTCCAGTGACCATGTACTGCTCTCGAATGTTTATGCGGTTGCAGGGAAATGGAAGGATGTTGCTGGCATAAGAAGAACAATGATTGAACATAGCATGAAAAAGACTCCTGGTTGGAGCATGATTGAAATTGACAAGGTCATTTATCGTTTTGTGGCAGGTGAAAAGCCTAACGAGGTTACAGAAGAGGCCCATGATAAACTGAGGGAAATAATGTTAAGACTCAGAACAGAAGAAGGTTATGCGCCCCAGGTAAGAAGTGTCTTGCATGATATTgaagaggaagaaaaagaagattcaGTGTCCAAGCACAGTGAGAAGCTTGCTGCAGCTTTTGGATTAGCAAAACTTCCTAAAGGAAGGATTTTAAGAATAGTAAAGAACCTGAGGGTTTGTGGAGACTGCCATACTGTGATGAAGCTGATTTCTAAAGTTTATCAAGTAGAAATCATTGTGAGGGATAGAAGTCGCTTTCACTCATTCAAAAATGGATTTTGTTCCTGCAGAGATTACTGGTGA